A region of the Desulfurispora thermophila DSM 16022 genome:
GTGGAGGAAGAACTCCGCGTTTATTTCCCCGGGGCCGGCGTCTTACGCCTGGATGCCGATAGCACCGGCCGGCGGGGGGCGCATCAGGAAATTTTTCAGGCTTTTAAAGAGCACCGTGCCGATATCTTAATAGGGACCCAGATGGTGACCAAGGGATTGGATTTGCCCGGTGTTACTCTGGTGGGTGTGGTGAATGCCGATATCACCCTGCATATGCCTGATTTCCGGGCGGCCGAAAGGACATTTCAATTGATCACCCAGGTGGCCGGTCGGGCCGGACGGGGTCAACAAAAGGGTGAAGTATTGGTCCAGACTTTTACCCCCGATCATTATTCCCTGGTTTTTGCCGCCCGGCATGATTACGAAGGTTTTTTCAAGCACGAATATGCCCAGCGCCGTTTGCTTTCCTACCCGCCTTTTGTTCGCCTGGGTCGCATAGTGCTGGCGGGAACCGAACAGGAAGAGGTGGAGGCGGGAGCGGCGTATTGGGCCGGACGGCTCAACGAGTTGATTGCGATAAAAAATCTGCCCGCGGTACTGCTGGGGCCGGCACCGGCTCCCCTGGCCAGGGTAAGGAACCGTTACCGGTACCACCTGGTGGTGAAAGCCCGGGGAGCAAAAGTGTTGAGGCAGTTGCTGGCCTTTGTACGAGATACCGACCCCGGCCCGCAGTTGCGGCGGCTGTTGATATCTGTCGACCTTGATCCACAGAATCTAATGTAAGATCTAGGAAGGGGACCTGTATGGCTGTATTTAACGTGGTTACGGAAGGCGAAGGGGTGTTGCGGGAGAAAGCGGTTCCGGTGCGCAAAATTACCCCCAGTATTCACAAATTGCTGGACAATATGCGCGACACTATGTATGCCTACAAGGGAGTGGGGCTGGCTGCACCCCAGATCGGGGTGTCCAAAAGAGTAATCGTGGTGGATGTGGGTGAGGGGTTGCTGGAACTGGTAAATCCGGAGATTATCGAAAGTCAGGGCGAGGAAAGGGGTACGGAAGGGTGCCTCAGTGTGCCCGGTGTGGTGGGTGATGTGATTCGGGCGGCGCGGGTGACCGTTACCGGCTGGAACAGACACGGTGAGACTGTTACCGTGCGGGCCGATGGTTTTTTTGCCCGGGCACTGCAGCACGAGATTGATCACCTGGATGGAGTGTTGTTCATTGATAAAGCGCTCAATGTGCGCCGGGCCTGATACGTAAAAACCAGCAAAAATATGGATAAGATATACTTTAAAACGGCATCTTTAATAACAGAACTGGAAGTGGATCTGTATGCGCATTGTTTTTATGGGCACGCCGGATTTTGCCTGCCCTTCCCTGGCGGCGCTGGTGCGGGCCGGTCACCAGGTGGTATTGGCGGTGACCCAGCCCGACCGGCCGCGCGGGCGGGGTAGAAAGCTTTCCCCCCCGCCGCTGAAGGTGCTGGCTGAAGAACTGGGCGTTCCGGTCTGTCAGCCGGAAAAAATTCAGGGACAGGATTTTGCCGGTTACCTGGCCGGGTATGAGCCCGATGTGATTGTCGTGGTTGCTTACGGTCGGATCCTGCCGGCTTCCATACTGCACCTGCCGCCGCGCGGTTGCATCAATGTGCACGCCTCACTGCTGCCGGCCTACCGGGGAGCGGCGCCCATTCACAGAGCGATTATGAATGGGGAAAGCCGCACGGGTGTGACCACCATGTTGATGAATGAGGGAATGGATACGGGGGATATCCTGCTGCAGGAGGAAGAGCCGATTGGGGACGAGGACAATGTGGCCGCTTTGCACGACCGCCTGGCCCACAAGGGGGCGCGATTGCTGGTCAGGACGCTGGATGAACTGATGGCGGGCACCTTGCAGGGGATACCGCAAGATAACAGCCAGGCCACTTATGCGCCGCCTTTGCGCAGGGATGACGAGCTAATTGATTGGCAGCGACCGGTGCGCGATATATACAACCGGGTGCGGGGTTTGGACCCGTGGCCGGGTGCCTGCACCACCTGGGCGGGCCGCGTGCTCAAAATCTGGCGGGTTTCCCTGCCTGGCGCGCCGCTGGCACCGGACAGCCGGCGGGTGAAACCGGGGACAGTGCTGGCGGAATTGGACAGTGGGCTTTTGGTGCAGGGCGGTGACGGGGCACTGTTGATCAGTGAGCTGCAATTGCAGGGGGGCAAACGCCTGAAATGGTCGGAATTCAGCCGGGGGCGCAGCATACCTGCGGGTACGGTTCTGGGGCTGCCGGAATAAGGCAAGCGGGAGGCATCTTTATTTATGCAGGCAGTAACGGGCGAATCAATTGGCCGGCACACCCGGAAAAGGTTGTTTCTGGTGCTGTTGGCGGTCAGTCTTTTCTTAACCGGCTTGCTGGCCGTGGGTCTCTGGGTGGTTATTTTTCACAGTGGTCAATCCCTGCTGTATAAAAGTACCGTGGTGATCCTGGTCATTGGCGTATTAATTACTGTAGGTGTGGCGGCCAGTGGCCTTTTGGGGATATTTCTCACTTTGCTGCGCTGCCGGCGGGTCACCATTTTACAGGGACCCATGCGTGTGGCCTTGAATTTATTTTTTCCCCTTGTCTGCGCTGTGGGAAAAATGTTGCACATTGACAAAGACCTGATCCGCAGTTCTTTTATCGAGGTTAATAACCAGCTGGTCCGGGCCATGCATATGCGGTTGCACCCACAGGAGCTGTTGTTGCTGGCTCCCCATTGCCTGCAGCTGGCGGAATGCCCGCACAAGATCACAGCGGACATTGAAAACTGCCGGCGTTGCGGGCGTTGCCCGGTAAACAGCCTGCTCCAGCTCAGGGATGCTTACGGAATAAGAGTGGGCATAGCTACGGGTGGCACACTGGCCCGGGCGCTGGTGAAAAAGTACCGGCCGCGGGCCATTGTGGCTATTGCCTGTGAACGGGATTTGACCAGCGGCATTCAGGATGCCAACCCCATCCCGGTGCTGGGGGTTACCAACCTGCGCCCCAACGGACCGTGTTATAATACTATGATTAACGTGGAAAGGGTAAAACAGGCGCTGGATCATTTTATAATCGGCGCTGACAGGATGTGATGAAGGCTTGACCAAACCCTTGGCCCGGCGGATTTCCGCCCGGGATGCCGCACTGCGCGTACTGTTGGATGTGGAAAAAGAACAGGCTTACGCCGGCATTTCCTTGCACAGAGTTCTGTCGGCAGGCGGTATGAACAAAAAGGAACGTGCGCTGGCCACACAGCTGGTTTATGGCGTGTTGCGCACCCGCTATACCCTGGACTGGATGCTGGAGCAATTTGTTTCCCGCCCTTTGGGTGAGCTGGATGTGGTGGTACGCAACGGTTTGCGCCTGGCGGTTTATCAATTGTGTTATCTTACCCGCATTCCCGCCCCGGCAGCGGTCAATGAGGCGGTGGAGCAGGCGCGCCGTTTCCGGCAGTACGGGGCGGTGAAGTTTGTCAATGCTGTGCTGCGGCGCTTTTTACGGGAAAAGGAGCGCATAGTTTGGCCGGCGGAAGATAAAGACCCGGTTCAGTACCTGGCGGTTAAGTACTCCCACCCTTCCTGGCTGGTAAGTTACTGGCTGGGAGAATTCGGCCGGCCGGCAACAGAAGAAATCCTCAAAGCCAACAACCTGCCGGCACCGCTGACCTGTCGGGTGAACACGCTGCGCACCGGCCGGGAACAGGTGCTGGAGTGGTTTGCCGGGCAGGGGCTTAAAGCGCGGGAGGGGCTATTGGCGCCGGAAGCCGTGCGGCTGGATGATGTGGACAGTATTGAGGGTCTACCCCCCTTTCAGGCCGGCTGGTTGACTGTGCAGGACGAGAGCTCCATGCTGGCGGCCCACGCTCTGGCGCCCCGGCCGGGAGAAAGGGTGC
Encoded here:
- the def gene encoding peptide deformylase; the protein is MAVFNVVTEGEGVLREKAVPVRKITPSIHKLLDNMRDTMYAYKGVGLAAPQIGVSKRVIVVDVGEGLLELVNPEIIESQGEERGTEGCLSVPGVVGDVIRAARVTVTGWNRHGETVTVRADGFFARALQHEIDHLDGVLFIDKALNVRRA
- the fmt gene encoding methionyl-tRNA formyltransferase — translated: MRIVFMGTPDFACPSLAALVRAGHQVVLAVTQPDRPRGRGRKLSPPPLKVLAEELGVPVCQPEKIQGQDFAGYLAGYEPDVIVVVAYGRILPASILHLPPRGCINVHASLLPAYRGAAPIHRAIMNGESRTGVTTMLMNEGMDTGDILLQEEEPIGDEDNVAALHDRLAHKGARLLVRTLDELMAGTLQGIPQDNSQATYAPPLRRDDELIDWQRPVRDIYNRVRGLDPWPGACTTWAGRVLKIWRVSLPGAPLAPDSRRVKPGTVLAELDSGLLVQGGDGALLISELQLQGGKRLKWSEFSRGRSIPAGTVLGLPE
- a CDS encoding DUF116 domain-containing protein, with translation MQAVTGESIGRHTRKRLFLVLLAVSLFLTGLLAVGLWVVIFHSGQSLLYKSTVVILVIGVLITVGVAASGLLGIFLTLLRCRRVTILQGPMRVALNLFFPLVCAVGKMLHIDKDLIRSSFIEVNNQLVRAMHMRLHPQELLLLAPHCLQLAECPHKITADIENCRRCGRCPVNSLLQLRDAYGIRVGIATGGTLARALVKKYRPRAIVAIACERDLTSGIQDANPIPVLGVTNLRPNGPCYNTMINVERVKQALDHFIIGADRM
- the rsmB gene encoding 16S rRNA (cytosine(967)-C(5))-methyltransferase RsmB, whose product is MTKPLARRISARDAALRVLLDVEKEQAYAGISLHRVLSAGGMNKKERALATQLVYGVLRTRYTLDWMLEQFVSRPLGELDVVVRNGLRLAVYQLCYLTRIPAPAAVNEAVEQARRFRQYGAVKFVNAVLRRFLREKERIVWPAEDKDPVQYLAVKYSHPSWLVSYWLGEFGRPATEEILKANNLPAPLTCRVNTLRTGREQVLEWFAGQGLKAREGLLAPEAVRLDDVDSIEGLPPFQAGWLTVQDESSMLAAHALAPRPGERVLDVAAAPGGKATHLAQLMLNKGEVVACDIHPHKLGLIEENCHRLGTSIVRTVHMDATALPVEWRGKFQRVLVDAPCSGLGVLGRRPDARWRKQPGQIQELAALQSRILSSAAQCVQPGGVLVYSTCTLSREENQAQVTGFLVRNPAFHRIDLSTELHFLPRYVFTAVGEIVLLPHLFQTDGFFIAALRRNEVD